The DNA segment CAGGGGACCGCCCCCGAAGCGGCGGATCAGTTCGGCCTGGGGCACTCGAGGTTACGTCTGGCAGTGGATGCCCGCCGGACGGCTGTTTATCCTGACCGTGCTGGCCACCAATTTTCTGGGCGACGGCCTGCGCGACGCGCTGGAGCCCAAGGGCGAACAGTAATGCCCTCTCACCCCCCTTCGAGGATTCGCATGACCACTGCTGACTTTCCCGCCAACCTGCACGGCATCATTCCCCCCGTCATCACCCCGCTGACCCCTGACTTTCAAGTAGATGAAGCGTCCCTGCGCCGCGTCATCAAGCACCTGCTGGACGGCGGCGTCCACGGCCTGTTCCTGCTGGGCTCCACCAGCGAGGCGGTGTTCATGGACGCCCCGCAGCGCCGCGAGGTGCTGCGCATTGCGGTGGACGAGGTGGCTGGGCGCGTGCCGCTGCTGGCCGGCGTGATCGACCCCACCACCGACCGCGTGATTGCCCACGCCAGAGACGCCCGCGACGCCGGCGTGGACGGTCTGGGCGTCACCGCGCCGTTTTACGCTCGCACCAGCCAGACCGAGATTGTCGAGCACTTCCGCGCGGTGCATGAGGCCGTGGGCCTGCCGATCATGGCCTACGACATTCCCAATCTGCCGCTCAGCGCCCAGGAAACCGAGCAGGTGCGGATCATCCTGGAAGCCGAGGGGCTGCTGGTTCATGCCTGATCGCCGGATGCTGGACCAGTTGAGGGGCGGACTGGTGGTGTCCTGCCAGGCCAACCCCGACTCGCCGCTGCGCGATCCCTACATCATCAGCCGGCTGGCGCTGGCCGCCGCCAAAGGCGGGGCGGTGGGCCTGCGGATTCAGGGCTTTGAGGACGTGGCGGCGGTACGGGCTGTCACTGATCTGCCGATCATCGGCCTGACCAAGACGGACCGGGACGATACCGAGGTCTACATCACGCCCACCGCCGCCGAGGGCGTGCGGTTAGCCGAACTGGGCGCGCAGATCGTGGCGCTGGACGCCACCGCGCGGCCCCGGCCCGAACCGTTGACTGACATGTTCGCCGCTGTTCACGCGGCGGGCGCGCTGGTTATGGGTGACGTCAGCACGCTGGACGAGGCGCATGCCGCCTATGCCCAGGGCGCGGATATTGTCAGCACCACCCTGAGCGGCTACACCCCCTACAGCCGTCAGCTGGCCGGGCCAGACTGGGACCTGATGCGGGAGCTGCACGTGGCCGGGCTGCCCTTCGTGGCAGAAGGCCGATTGAACACCCCGGCCGACGCGGCGCAGGCCCTGCGTCTGGGCGCGGCGTTCGTGGTGGTGGGCAGCGCCATTACCCGCCCGGACGTGATCACCGGCTGGTTCGCGCAGGCGCTCGGGAGCCACACCCTTCCCTGATCAGTCAGACCGGACTGCCTGTCCCCCCATCCTCGTCGCCCAGCTCGTTGTAGCGCCGCTCGGCGGCGCTTTTAATGGGGTTGTGGCGGCTGATGGGAGACTCGGCCTCGTGGCCCGGCACCCCCCGGTCGCTGGCAGTGGCCGTGGGCAACAGCCGGGTGGCCAGCGCCAGCAGGTCGGCGGTGAGCTGCGGGGCCAGCGCCTGGGCGTAGCCCAGCATCACGGCCGAGCCGCCGATCAACGCCTGGGCGTCGCCGCGGACCAGGGCATCCACCATCCGGCGGGCGGCCACGTCCGCGTCCAGCGAGACCAGCGGCAGGTTGTCCACCGTGGCGAACAGCGCGTATTCCTTGCGGTGCTGGCCCTTGACGGTGGCCTGACGCGGGCTGCCGGTCCGCATCACCGTGGGGCACACCGTGGTGACGCCCACGCCGTCCCCAGCCAGTTCGGCGCGCAGCGCCTGACCCAGCCCGGTCAGGGCGAACTTGCTGACGCTGTACGGGGCCAGGTGCGGCACCGCCACCCGGCCGCCCACCGAGGACACCAGCAGCACCCGGCCGCCCCGCCGGCGCAGTTCCGGCAGGGCCAGCCGGGTCAGCCGCAGCGGCGCAAAGGTGTTGATCTCCATGCTCTGGCGGAAGTCGTCCTCGGTCATGTTGGCCAGCGGTCCGCTCTGAATCAGGCCCGCGTTGTTGACCAGCACGTCCAGGCCGCCGTGCCGGCGGATGGTCTCGGCCAGCGCGCGTACCAGATCGTCCTGCTGGGTCACGTCCCCCGTCACCGTGTGGACCCGCTCTCCTGCCCTCAGTTGCCCGGCGGCCCGTGCCAGGTCCGGCCCGGTGCGGGCCATCAGCGTGACCCGCGCCCCACGGCTCAGGAACTCGGCGGCCAGCGCCAGCCCCAGCCCGCGGGAACCGCCGGTGATCAGCACGCTCTTGTCCCTCAGGTTATAGGGG comes from the Deinococcus aerolatus genome and includes:
- a CDS encoding SDR family NAD(P)-dependent oxidoreductase; its protein translation is MRIPKWLILAAAVTAVAARRAFTVPYNLRDKSVLITGGSRGLGLALAAEFLSRGARVTLMARTGPDLARAAGQLRAGERVHTVTGDVTQQDDLVRALAETIRRHGGLDVLVNNAGLIQSGPLANMTEDDFRQSMEINTFAPLRLTRLALPELRRRGGRVLLVSSVGGRVAVPHLAPYSVSKFALTGLGQALRAELAGDGVGVTTVCPTVMRTGSPRQATVKGQHRKEYALFATVDNLPLVSLDADVAARRMVDALVRGDAQALIGGSAVMLGYAQALAPQLTADLLALATRLLPTATASDRGVPGHEAESPISRHNPIKSAAERRYNELGDEDGGTGSPV
- a CDS encoding N-acetylmannosamine-6-phosphate 2-epimerase; the protein is MPDRRMLDQLRGGLVVSCQANPDSPLRDPYIISRLALAAAKGGAVGLRIQGFEDVAAVRAVTDLPIIGLTKTDRDDTEVYITPTAAEGVRLAELGAQIVALDATARPRPEPLTDMFAAVHAAGALVMGDVSTLDEAHAAYAQGADIVSTTLSGYTPYSRQLAGPDWDLMRELHVAGLPFVAEGRLNTPADAAQALRLGAAFVVVGSAITRPDVITGWFAQALGSHTLP
- a CDS encoding dihydrodipicolinate synthase family protein — its product is MTTADFPANLHGIIPPVITPLTPDFQVDEASLRRVIKHLLDGGVHGLFLLGSTSEAVFMDAPQRREVLRIAVDEVAGRVPLLAGVIDPTTDRVIAHARDARDAGVDGLGVTAPFYARTSQTEIVEHFRAVHEAVGLPIMAYDIPNLPLSAQETEQVRIILEAEGLLVHA